The stretch of DNA AACTGCAAAATCCTACTATTTCTATTAATATTGCGTAAGTCCTAAATGGTTTATATGCTGAGTCGAAAGGACAATTTATAAGAACATTATCGGTATAATGGGCTGATCTCATGAATCCTTACAATCGCGTTGAGTTTCGGGCAAGTTTTCGCAATGTGAAATTATTCAAACTTCTAATAATTATGCCATAAATCCGCTGGTATATCAAGGGATTTTTACAACTTTTTCAGGCATATTTCGTTTTCCACTCTTTAGCCTCGTAGCGGCGGCATGTTTATAGAAAAACGTTCCATACGCCTTAGCCCCAGCGGGGCGGCACGTGTTAGTATCAGTTGCAGCCCATAATAGGTAGGTGCGGTTTCCTAACCGCACCGGACACTACCTAAACATTGCCTTACTTTTTAGACTTCGGTAAACGTTCCATATTCATAATATCCTGACTAAATCACATTTTAGGATTCCATGATACTTCTCCGCTTTCAGATGCGGTTTTCTTTTCCCAACCCAACAGTTTGGCTATAGGTTTTATATCTTTTTCAGATATATCTTGAAGATTCATCAAGTCGAAAATGGCTTTCCCGATACTTTCAAGTAGCATGCTATTAGGGTTAAGAGTTTCATATTGTGGTAGTCGTCCATTGAAAATGAATGTAAGTCCGCCCTGAATATATCCATTCGTGACGAGTTCAAAACAATCGTGCAGTAATTTGGATAGTTCCAATGGATGATCAAGTTGAGGATTAAGTTGCAAATCTCTAAGTGCGTCTTCTCCCTTCTCTCTCCTACCAACCATGCTCAAAATACAAAGATGCTGGTAGGTAAGTTGCTCAGCAGATTTTATGATTTTATGACTCAAATCTGCACTGATTTCCTGCTCAAAAACACTATTCTCATAAATCTTTGCGATATATCGAGCCTTCTTTTCCTCTGGTTCTCTCTGAACTTTCAATACCATATTTTCCAGCACTTCTTCAGCGTCCGCCCTTCCCGTATGATTTTTATCGAAAAAACCATCCTCACGGGGGTTCTCGTTTTTTAAACGTTCGCGAATGCCTTCAGCTGCCAATATTAATGCACTACCTACCCGCAAATTTTCTCTCGGACTCAACATGCGCTCGGCATATTCCTGTCCAATATTTTTCAACGAATTGGCTAATGTGGGAATTCCTATTTCAAGGACCTCTTCTGGGATTATGCCTTGTAAAGTGTTTGACGCAAGGGGACTACCTATTATAGAACCATATTCTATAACCTGCTTTATTAGTTTTAAACCAGCGTTATCTGACATTCTAAATCTCCTATGTAATAGTTCCCTTGCAATCCAATCTCTCAATTTAGAATAAATTTTTCAGAAGTGGTTCAGCAACAGACCAAATAGAAGCAACGCTTCCGGTATTCGTTAATATTTTTTCTAAGGCGGAAATAGCAGTTTGTCCCATGGTCGGCTGCAATTCTGACTTTGGAGTAAGAGCTTGATTTGACAAAAATGATAGCCACTCAAGTGCTGAGTTCTTATCTTCTGCTTTAATGTCAGTGGCATCTAAAATAGCTTGAGTAAGTTGTTGGAGTATATCGGCTAATTCTCGTTTGTTTTCAGCTCGCATTGCGTGCATATTAACATCAAGTTTTCCAATATTTCCAGTGTTAATGGTCCCTACAACGCTATTATCAACTCGTATATTATGATACATAAAATCCCCTGTTTTTATTGTATTTGGCATAGGTATATGAATGCGTCCTTTTTTATACCCCAAACCTATGCTATGTTCTAATTCTTCATTTTGATAATTCAATATTGAGGCCTCTATAACCCAATCAAGGTAATTAGCCTGTTGAAGCTTTGAATAACAGTCTACACAAAGATGGTTATCCGCTACTTCCAATATCGCTGGTTTTTTGCATTGACTGCATTTCTCAGGCATTTTCGTCGTCTTTTTATTTTTAGAGGGTCGTAGCAATTCTAAAATATGTTTCAAAATGAAATCCTTATTCCTCAACATACCAACTCGGAAAAGGAATCCCCTTCAGCTTAAGCTTCGCCAACTCTGCATCAAGATTGCATGGATCCTTTTTCTCACCTTGGATACTTGGTTCAGCGCAAAGCATCTCACGCAAAGTCTGCATAGATGCGAGGACACCTATATCTTTAATGCCAAGTACTTCCGTCAGTAGGTCGGTATCCAATTCGTGTCGGACAGAATCGTGGGCGCACTCGTTGACGGGTAGCATCCGCTTATACTTCAAACGTTCAAAGAGTGTATCAGCATTTGCTAACTGTTTTTCAGAGAGTTTACGAACATCTAACGTTGGTAGTGTTTTTAATGTCTGCTGGCGCAGTGTTCCGCGTCCCATATCCTGTTTACTGCTGTGTAACCAGTGGCAGAAAAAGCCTAATGTTGAGTTGCACCACAATGTCCACGCAATTTCGTGTCGCGAGTCGTTGAGTAAAACATTTATCATTGATCGGATCCCAATGGAGGGATCCTGAGTAAAGGAGGATATAATTGAATTTGAAGTAAATCTCAGATTGATATGATAATGGGTTTTACTCATGCAGTCTAAGGCTCGTTTAACTGTAGCGTTTTCAGTTGAACGAGGTATCGCTTTAGAGTCTGGCAAGGCAACCATGGTTCGTTGTAAAGGCGCGTTAACTTTCCATAACGCATCGTAACCATCACTGTTAGGTTCCCATCCTTCTACCATAATAAATGGTCCGTCTTTTCTGTACAGGTCAGCTGATCCAATTTTTGCTATATCTTGCATTCTGCAGATGTCAATCGGAATAGGTTCTCTTGCCATCGGAAGATGTAATTCTCCACCAGCAAGTTTGTGTGCACTCTGTAGCAATGCCATTGATCGCGCCCGTGTTGCAACCCACTCTACGCCATCTTTAATGGGACAATCTAGCATTTGCCCATTGTTTGTATCTCCCATACTGATAATATCACCACCGTTTGGAGCATCTTCGAGTTTCCGAATGCTTTTACTCCGAAGGATCTGATTTGCGATTTCCATGGCTTCAAGTGGTTTTTGGGGGCGCTGTTTTAGACAAACAAATTTCCCGCGGCCTGTATTTTCCCCGATGCCCTTCGTTGCGACGACAATACACTCCGCCTTTTTGGTATCTGCAGAGAAGGCACAATCCTCCGCCTTCCTTTTAGGTATAGTAATCACGACTACGTTGTGATATTCGGTTGCCCACATATCCCTAATTTTCTGTGTAATAGGTGACCTCAATACTGTCAACAGTAGAATAAATCCCATCGTCCCACCACGCTTAAGTTTCTTGTCCGCAAGATCAACGAAATTGGGCGCAAATTCAGAAATGCCCGATGCTACTCTTCTGTCTTTAGGTTTCAAGGCAGCCTGCATTGCTTTCTGGTCTTCGTTTGGACGATCATACCCTTGGAATGTAGACTTTGGGACTTCAGTGTTGCTATCTGCTCCTGGTCTCGTGAAAGGTGGATTTTGAATAACCACATCGAATTCACCGTGCTGGAACGCCTGCTGGAGTTTAACTACCGTATTCTCCTCGCCCCCAATTTGTTCAGCATCAATGTCCAATAGCGATACATCATCAAGCAACTCCAATGAGCCAATTGCGTAACTGCCATCATCCATAAGTCCGTATGGTGCTGTAAGTATCCGGGTGCCAGCGATTTTGGTATCTGCATGTGTGCTTGCAAGCGCAGCTGCTGTCAAGTGTGTCGCGTTGGGCATAATGTCTGCACCACCGATGTTTTCCTCAAGCATCCGCTGATGAATATTTTTACCGTTCCCACCTTGCTGTTCATACAGAGATAGGATACGCTGATAAACTCCATTAAGAAGTGCTCCCGTTCCACAAGCAAAATCCGCCACTTTCGGAAGTTTACCTTTGGGCAGTTCAGGCAACACAAGCGTTGACAGCAGTACGGCACTTTCTGGTAAGGTGTAATTCGCCTTAACATATTTCCTATCGGTGATGAGTTTTTGGAAAACGATGCCAGCGAGTTCGTGAATCTGTGCGATTCCGGTGTCAACGAGGTCTCTGGCTGCTTCGCAGAGGAGGGTTAAGACGGGTTTGACTAACCTATCATCAGTGGCGAGTGCCTCAACGAGATAGCGAGCATCTTCAAAAATAGGACGGTAATTGACTTTTAGGATAGTGTTCCAGTCGGCGATAACATCGGCGTAGTCAATTGTTGGCAGGAGTTGCCGAAGTGAACGGACGGATTCCATCTCTGCTTTGCCAGCAAGCGAACTCTGAAAAATGAAGGCATCCGTGATAATCAGGGCTGCCATGCGGAGGGTCTGTAAATTAAGTTTTTCTTCTTCGTCATTTTTATCTTTGGAGAAAACTTCTTGGTGAAGAATCGTCTCAATTTTGGTCCCAATAGCACGATGATCGGCGATTGCGTCTTCAAGGAGGTGGGCTGCGCTGTCAATGCTATATTCTAAGTCCTTTGCTGCCTGTTCGAGTTGAGAGTTAGGCATTGCGCCGACGTGCAGCGCATTGGCAATGTCTCCCACTGTGCCTGTTGCCCATCCATTTTTAGGAAAGTGTCCGACGGTGCCTCTGAGAGTACTGATGAGTTTGTATTGTAGGTCGTCCGCCTCACGGAGTTGCAGATTGATGTCGCGTCCCGGCATCGTCTTAAAACGCTCAGGATACAGAATCGCCATGACGTTGTTCAGGGTTTTCGTGGCGGTATGGTATTCGGCTTCGAGTTCGTAGACGAGTCTGGTTTCGGCTTGTTTGATGAGGTTTTTGGCGTTGGTAGTTGTGGCGAATTTGGCTTCGATGCCGATGGGTTCTCTGCCGCGTTCAATCACGAGTGCGTCGAGTTCACTGTTGCCTTTGATGAAGGCGTTGACTTCTGTTTCGAGTTCCCATCCGTGACGCATGTTCCGTAAGATGTTCACCAATTCATTTGTAATTGTTGTTTCGCGTCGGTTTGGCATGGTATTTCCTGTTACCTCGCGGGCTGATCCGGCGGTTGCGGTTGGGAATCGAATCCATAAATCCGACGCATCGTTGGTGTAGCGCGTTCAACGACTTCCGGTTTCAGGTGATGCACAAAATCGAACATCGGCTTCACAAAAGAACGACAACAGAAACATATTAACGCGATACGTTGTTTGTCGGTTTTATTCGCACCCGCAGAGTGCCAAATTGCACCGTTGAACAGGAACACAGAGCCTTTCGGAGCAGATAACCGGACTTCGTCGGGATGGTAGGTCGTGCCGGGAGGCGGTTTTTTCCGATGGAGATGGATGCCCGGGACATGACGTGTGCCGCCGTTTTCTGGCGTGAAATCGTCGAGAAGCCAGAGACTGTTAGCGACCAACGGGAAACTGGGGAGCGGTTCCGGCATTGTTCCTACGATATGATCGACGTGGTAGCCGCCATCAGTTGCCCCCGGGGCGATGATGTTGGAGGTGAGTGTGCTGAGTGTATAGTCGGAACCGAGCAGGTGTTCAAAGAACGGCATTACCTTGGGATGGGCGACAAGCTTCTCGTACATCTGTCCTTTGTTTACTAACCAGCGGACGTGCTGCCCATACCCATCGGTGTGTTGGCGCGCCAATCCGTTCTGCTTCTCTTCCGCTGCCAGTCGAAGTATATCGGCTCTGTAGACTTCAATCTCCGCATCGGAGAGCACATCTGGGATGACGATGCATCCCTGCTCGTCTAACTGTTTCTTCTGTGCGTTGGTGATACCCATTTTGTGTTCTCCTTTAATAGGCGAGGTTAGGAATGCACATCGCATGAATCAGAATCAACGGTATGAAGTCCGTATGGACTTCACCGGGTATTCATGCCTTAGGGCATTCCCCGGGAGCGTGTACGCTGCAAAACCTCGCCTACCAGATGTTAGGTGAACGGTTCGGAACCTCGCCTACCAGATCCTTTTTCTCTCCAGAGGCACCCCTCCTTGCGAGATAAAGAACGTTAATGCAGAAGCCTCTTAAAATCCGCGTCATCCGTGTCATCTGTGATAATCCGCGATTCAGACAGAGGAAATTATGCAGCAAAGGGTTTCAGACAATCTTCATAGACGTTAAAGCGTTCGCCTTCGTGCTCTTCGGCATCGACAAGTTTCAGCCAGAGTGCGCTGTCCTTCTTGTCACCACTCAACTGCCGACGGCTGCCGAGATTCGACGGATCCGGTCCGCTCCAGACGACTTGACCGTCTTGCATATAGATGAAGTTATCGCGATACCGGTCGATAAGGTCTCTCTGGTTTTCTTGATAGACTAACCCTTGTTCACACGTCGTCCGTCGCCAGTTAGCGACCGTTTCTGGCGTGTCCGTTTCTACTGAATCAAACTCCGCCAAAGGTGCCGTGACTTCGCTCTCCCAATCAATCTCATTGAGGTTGACAGTCCCATATCCACGTTGTGCAGCGATGAGGATATGGTTCCGATCGCGTTTGAACGGAGGTGTGGGCCAGTCGGACTGCGGATCGTGCCCCATCAGGTGCATACCGACAGCATCCGTAGTGATTGGGTGATCACCAGCAACGAGAGCATTACAGATTCTGCCTTCACCGCCCCACTCGCGTCCCCACTGTCCCGTCAATGCATCGATGATGTTGAGGCACGGCTTTGTGATGAGTGCCAAATCCGGGAGTACGTAGGAGAGACGGATGAGGTGGTGGTAATAACTCCGAGTTCTGCCTTCGGGGAGGATCATTGGTGGCAATCCGAAGAGATTCTTTGTGCATAGGGTGATACCCATGAAAGCGTGGTTCTTCATCTTTGCCACAGAGACGACCGCATCGGCATCGTCGAAGCAAGCACTCAGTGTATAGCGATTGAACATGGAGCCGCCACCCGGAACGTCGTAGGTCTTAAACGGCGGTAGGTTGGAATCGACGAATTGTACGTCGAATTCTTTTAGGTGGTGTAGGTAGTTGAAGTTTGGAGGCATCCGATGCCCGTGGGTATACGGATTCGTATCGGTAGCGACAAGCTGCGCCGTGGTGTGTTCCTTGATGAGTCGCAGAACGGCGCGGCAGGTGGCATCGTCTACTAATTCTCGGCGACGCCCTTCGTAGTAGATAATCCGCTCAGGGGGCTTCATCATATTGAATTTCATGACTACCTTCTTGGCGGTTTCAATCGGTTTCCAAGCGCGAGTGAGCGGGTCAGTGATACGGCGGAGCGTCTGATAGATTTCCTCTTCCGTGGCACGATAATCGCAGTGCGCTGCTCTAACTTTGAACTGTTTTTCCATTGGGGTCTCCATTACAAATAGTTAATTCGCTAAAATAATATGAAATTTTGGACAATTTTTGGACCTCGCTCACGAAGCGTTAGTCATCTGACAAGCGTGCTTTGAGACGCTCGAGTTCTTCACGCAGGCGTGAGACTTCCGCTTCCGCTTCCGCGCGTGCGGCGGCTTCACGCGCGCGTGCGGCGGCTTCACGCGCGCGTGCGGCGGCTTCTTGTTCAACGCGCTGCTCTGCTGCCTCTGCAGCCTCTGCAGGGGTTTGCAGCCAGCGTCCTGTCGTCTCCTCATAAACGGCTAACCCCTCATCTAACAGATGGAACGATACGCCTAACGTCACAGAAGGGATACTACCATCTGCGTTCTCGGGTATTCGCTCATAAGTTCCATCTTTGAGGCGAAACCCCATCAGCGGTGTCGGCAAATAGCGTCTATCTATATCGCAGAGAAAATACTCCGGTATTCCCATTGACGCGTAATGTGCCTTTTTATGCCCTAAGTCATTTTGAAACGTCCCTTTGCTCGAAAACTCCATCACGAAGTCTGGCGGCTTCCCCTCTTCCCACGCCTTATAGGTGCGGCGGAGTTTCTTGCCTATGCCGAAAGAGACGAGGATATCGGGCGAGACGGCGGTGCGGCCGGGACCCTCTATATCATACATCATGAGAGTCCCGGAGACATAAGTATCCGGGTTATCCGCGAAGAAGCCGTCAAAACGTTGCCGCAAGTCGATGATAGCCACTGCGTGCATATCCGTTTCAGCCATAGGTTTTCCATCCGATTCAGGATATAGGTCGGCAGTTTCTGTGGGAGCGTAAGGGATGTGGCGTGAATTCGGATACGTTTCCATGAGAACATCTCCTTTTCCACAAAGTGATTGAAAGAACAAGTGTATGTCACTCGGGTGTCTGTTAAGTATACCTAAAAAAATTCCATAAGTCAATCTTTTTGAAAAGGTCACATCGCTTGCTGGCGCAAAAGGCGACGCATCACCTTGTTAGAAGCGGTTCGCGGTAACGCGTCTACGATAACGACATCGTGAATCCTAAACAACGGATTGAGGTGTTCGGAAAGTGAGGCTTGCAACATGGTGTGAAGTTCCTGTTTTGTGGGTGCCGATTCGGGTTGTATCAGCACGGCATAGATGACGAGTTGGCTCGCTCCCCCGTCTTTTGGTGAGACGGCAACCGCTGCGGTCTCTTGGATTTCGCTGACGACATTAAGGACTTCCTCAATCTCTGCGGAACTTATTTTAATACCACTCAGATTCATCGTATCGTCAACACGACCGAGTACCCGATACTTAGTCCCCTCCAGCCAAGGTTCAGTATCAAAGCCGTTACCTAACTGTTCAAGTGCATCGCCGTGACGACGCAGATTCGGTCCTGGCGTTCCTGCGAAGTAGACCTCATTGTGATCGGCGTTAAGGAGACTTGTAGAGAGACCGAGAGAGGGCGGAACAATAAAGACTTCGCCGTTGTCAACTGGGTTTCCCTCATCATCGCAGAGTAAGAAATCCAAACCGAGTGCCGGTGTTGTGAACGTCGAAGGTGCAGCGGGTTGAACCCGGGTCCCAGTAACATAACCGCCCCCGATTTCGGTGCCGCCGCAGTATTCAATTACCGGTTTGTAACCCGCCAAGGACATCAGGTACAGCATTTCCTCTGGGTTAGAGCATTCGCCTGTTGAACTAAACGCTCGGATTGCCTGCCAATCAAGTCCATGCATGCAGTCAGTATTTTTCCATGCCCGGACAAGCGTCGGCACGACACCGAGCATACTCACTTTCGCGTCCTGCACAAATACGCCAAAGTCGCGTCCTGTCGGTACGCCGTCGTACAAGGCGATAGTCGCTTTATTGATAAGGCTTGCGTAGATGAGCCATGGACCCATCATCCAACCGAGGTTTGTATACCACGCAAGCACGTCACCCGCATGAATGTCGTGGTGTAGGTGAGCATCCGCAGCGCATTTGATGGGGGTGGTATGTGTCCACGGAATCGCTTTAGGTTCGCCGGTGGTTCCAGAGGAAAATAAAATATTAGTATGTGCATCAGGATCGCACGGGACAGCAGTAAAAGTCTCTATTTCACTGAGAAAGTCGTTCCACGTTATATCCTCCTCCCGCTCGTTCTGTGCGATGGTATTACTGCCTTCATTTGAAAAGAGAATGGCTTTCGGTGCGTTCGCAGCAATCACTTTCTCATATAAAGGCAAGTGTTTCCCTGCCCTATTGATGTAATCCTGCGTGAAAATGGCTTTTGCTCTACCGATGCGGAGGCGCGTGGCTATCTCATCTGGTGCGAAACTGTCGGCGATTCCGACGACAACACATCCTGCCTTAACGATTCCAAGATAAATGGCAACGGATTCAGCGTTCATCGGCATATCAATCGCCACCGCATCTCCGGGTTTTAGTCCAATATCTACAAGTCCATTTGCGACTCGATTCGTAAGGCATGCCAATTCGTGATAGGTAAGCGTTACGAGGTTATCGGTGCCTTCGCGTTGTGCAATAATCGCGATGGCATCATCGACGGCACTGAAGCAGCTATTGACGATGTTGAGTTTCGCGAGGTGTGTTGCAGTGCCTGTTGCGTCTTTTTGTGCTTCGGTATTTGTTTCAGTTGCGTTAATGCCCAGTCTGTCAATCATCATCTGCCAAAAGGTATCGCGATTGGCAATTGACCACGCGTGGAGTTCAGGGTAAGTTTTAATGGAGAGTTCCGTCATAAGATGCGTGATGTTCGCTTCGGTAATGTCTTCGTCGGTAGGAAACCACGCCGGTGGGGGGCCGTATGTTGCGTGATCGAAGTCGGCGTACACGGTGTCGTAAAGGAGTTGGTGGAGTGCAAAGGGGTGTTCTGGTCTGAGGATATAGCGCGATATTTCGTACCAACAGGCTGTCGGCGACTGTGTTGACATGAGTCGGTTGACGGTTTCTGCTATCTTTGATGCTTCTACCTTTTCCAATCCGCAGGCGATGAGTTGTTCAGAGGTTAGCATGCGACGCGCGTTTCCTTTTTTAGACGTTACGGGTAGCTGGGAGGGTATCATCTGTTTCCAATTCAACGAATCTGTAGATTTGATTCAAGGAGAGTTCTGCTCCGATTGAAGTGAGGGGGAACACGTTCTCAAGCGCGCGAAATTCGCTGAGCAGCCACCGTTCGCCTTGACGAAGATAATGCTCAACGTGGACCTGATCCTGCGAAATTAGGATATATTCTTGCAGTGATTCTAATTGGCGATAGCGTGCGAATTTCTCGCCCCGGTCGTAGCTTTCGGTTGAATCAGAAAGCACTTCAACAATGACTTGCGGATTGGTGAGTATGTCAAGAACGTCATCTTCAAAACGGGGCCTATCACAGGTAACAGCAATATCTGGATAGAAGTAGGAGACTCCCGCGCCAATGCCGACGCGCATATCACTGGCGTAGACTCTACATCCGCGTTCCGTCACTTGGTTGTAAAGTCCATTTGCCGTATTCATCGTAATAAGATTATGTTTATTACTGGCACCCGACATTGCGACGATCTCGCCGCTGAGGTATTCGCTTTTGAGCGTCGCCTTGCGTTCGGCAGCGATGTATTCTTCGGGGGTTAGATAGGTTCGGGCTGCAATGGATGACATGTGGGTATCCTGCTGTTATAGGCGTTAAATTTGACGATAGAAGTATAGCGTATTATCAGGAAAATTGCAACAGTTCTGCAAATTGGGCAATATCTTTTGCAATCTGAATTTGATCTATGCTATAATTATTTTGACTTATCAAGAAAACGGTTAGGTAGTAAATGAATATTCGCTTTTACAGTGATCCCGAAACTGGCTTGCCCCATATTTATGACCATGGTGTTACCGAAGACGAAGTAGAAGAAGTCTTGTTAAATCCTGTTGAAAAGAGATCAGGGAGTAGACGATCGAAGGTTGTCATAGGTCAAACACAAAGTGGTCGTTACCTACGAGTTGTCTATGTTGAGGATCGACGGCCTGATAGTGTTTTTGTGGTTACGGCTTATGAATTGAGTGGAAAACCTTTAACGGCATACCGTCGGCGACGAAGAAGGAAAGGCAGACGATGAAAAAAAATGAATTTCCCCCAGGTTGGGATGAAGAGCGCGTCCAGAGTGTTATTGCACACTACGAGCAGCAGACAGAGGATGAGGCCGTTGCCGAAGACGAGGCAGCATTCGCAGATGAATCCAGTGTGCTGATAGAAGTTCCCATCGAGCTCGTTCCTGCTGTGCGTGAATTGATTGCTAAGCACGCCGCAGAAAATCCACTACAGCCGGAACAAAGTTCCTAACGCTTTGCTATTCAGGTGCTAAAGCGCGTAACCGATTAACAACCTTTGTAACCTCATCAGCAACAATATCCACCTCTTCAGCTGTATTGTAGCGTCCCAGGCCGAAACGGACGGTCGTCAATGCCAATTCATTCGGAACTCCCATTGCAACCAAGACATGTGATGCCTTCACCGACTCCGAATCACATGCTGACCCTGTGGATACCGCAACACGCTTAAGCCCCGTCAGTAAAGCGTGACTTTGCACACCCGCGAAACAGAGATTCAGATTGCCCGGGAGCCGTTGTTTCGGGTGTCCGTTGAGATGAATGTCATCTAAGTTTTCTCTGAGTTTCTGATGAAGTGCGCCGCGTAAGGTAGACACATTACTTTTTCCCGATGCCATGTAACTTTTAGAAAGTTCGCACGCCGCACCTAAACCGACAATCCCGGCGACGTTTAGCGTGCCGGGTCGCACCCCTGACTCCTGACCACCACCGTAGAAAAGCGAATGCGGTTGCGGAGTGCCTTGACGGATGTAAAGCGCACCGATCCCCTTCGGACCGTAAATTTTGTGTGCCGTCAAGGATGCCAAATCCACACCAAGCCCCTTCATATCCGACGGCAACTGTCCAATCCCCTGTACGGCATCTGAATGGAAAAGCACACCGTGTTTCGCAGCCACAACCGCAATATCGGATATCGGGTTTATCGTGCCGACCTCGTTATTCGCATACATGAAACTCATCACGGTCGTCTCTGAGGTTATCGCTGCTTCAACATCATCAGGATTGACCCTCCCATATTTATCCACAGGAAGGTACGTCGTCTTAAATCCTTCAGCCTCTAAGGCGTGGCATGTATCGAGGATGGCGTGATGTTCGGCTGTGCTTGTGATGATGTGGTTTCCCTTGTCTCTACAAGCGTAGGCGATTCCCCTGATGGCGAGGTTGTCCGATTCAGTCGCGCCACTGGTAAAGAAGATCTCTTCTGCTGAGCATCCGAGCAAGCCAGCGACTTGGTTACGCGCCTTCTCTACAGCGTCTTTCGCCGTCGTGCCGAAGGGATGCGTGCTGGAAGCGTTGCCGAAGTGGGTCGTGAGATGGGGCAGCATGGCTTCCAACACTTCGGGTGCGATTGGCGTTGTCGCATGGTTGTCCATGTAGATGAGGTTATTCATCGGTGTAATTTCTTTTGTAAAGCGTACTTATATTGAAAAGGTGGTGAACGGCGCACGGAGTGCGCCTACTACTTTTAAAGCCGCTCTCTGAACATGTCAATCATACCATCAGGTGGGTCAAACGGCAATTCGACGATTGTGTTCGTTAGTCCACTGTAGTAAATGCCCAGAAGCAGGTTGAATTCAGCGAGGGATTGCTTGAGATGCGTCGGATGTACCTTACTCTCATCGTCAAGCCACTCAAAAACCGCGTCGGTAAGTCCACCTTGCGCGATGACATCCTGATC from Candidatus Poribacteria bacterium encodes:
- a CDS encoding phytanoyl-CoA dioxygenase family protein; amino-acid sequence: MGITNAQKKQLDEQGCIVIPDVLSDAEIEVYRADILRLAAEEKQNGLARQHTDGYGQHVRWLVNKGQMYEKLVAHPKVMPFFEHLLGSDYTLSTLTSNIIAPGATDGGYHVDHIVGTMPEPLPSFPLVANSLWLLDDFTPENGGTRHVPGIHLHRKKPPPGTTYHPDEVRLSAPKGSVFLFNGAIWHSAGANKTDKQRIALICFCCRSFVKPMFDFVHHLKPEVVERATPTMRRIYGFDSQPQPPDQPAR
- a CDS encoding DUF362 domain-containing protein → MEKQFKVRAAHCDYRATEEEIYQTLRRITDPLTRAWKPIETAKKVVMKFNMMKPPERIIYYEGRRRELVDDATCRAVLRLIKEHTTAQLVATDTNPYTHGHRMPPNFNYLHHLKEFDVQFVDSNLPPFKTYDVPGGGSMFNRYTLSACFDDADAVVSVAKMKNHAFMGITLCTKNLFGLPPMILPEGRTRSYYHHLIRLSYVLPDLALITKPCLNIIDALTGQWGREWGGEGRICNALVAGDHPITTDAVGMHLMGHDPQSDWPTPPFKRDRNHILIAAQRGYGTVNLNEIDWESEVTAPLAEFDSVETDTPETVANWRRTTCEQGLVYQENQRDLIDRYRDNFIYMQDGQVVWSGPDPSNLGSRRQLSGDKKDSALWLKLVDAEEHEGERFNVYEDCLKPFAA
- a CDS encoding Uma2 family endonuclease, which translates into the protein METYPNSRHIPYAPTETADLYPESDGKPMAETDMHAVAIIDLRQRFDGFFADNPDTYVSGTLMMYDIEGPGRTAVSPDILVSFGIGKKLRRTYKAWEEGKPPDFVMEFSSKGTFQNDLGHKKAHYASMGIPEYFLCDIDRRYLPTPLMGFRLKDGTYERIPENADGSIPSVTLGVSFHLLDEGLAVYEETTGRWLQTPAEAAEAAEQRVEQEAAARAREAAARAREAAARAEAEAEVSRLREELERLKARLSDD
- a CDS encoding AMP-binding protein, producing MLTSEQLIACGLEKVEASKIAETVNRLMSTQSPTACWYEISRYILRPEHPFALHQLLYDTVYADFDHATYGPPPAWFPTDEDITEANITHLMTELSIKTYPELHAWSIANRDTFWQMMIDRLGINATETNTEAQKDATGTATHLAKLNIVNSCFSAVDDAIAIIAQREGTDNLVTLTYHELACLTNRVANGLVDIGLKPGDAVAIDMPMNAESVAIYLGIVKAGCVVVGIADSFAPDEIATRLRIGRAKAIFTQDYINRAGKHLPLYEKVIAANAPKAILFSNEGSNTIAQNEREEDITWNDFLSEIETFTAVPCDPDAHTNILFSSGTTGEPKAIPWTHTTPIKCAADAHLHHDIHAGDVLAWYTNLGWMMGPWLIYASLINKATIALYDGVPTGRDFGVFVQDAKVSMLGVVPTLVRAWKNTDCMHGLDWQAIRAFSSTGECSNPEEMLYLMSLAGYKPVIEYCGGTEIGGGYVTGTRVQPAAPSTFTTPALGLDFLLCDDEGNPVDNGEVFIVPPSLGLSTSLLNADHNEVYFAGTPGPNLRRHGDALEQLGNGFDTEPWLEGTKYRVLGRVDDTMNLSGIKISSAEIEEVLNVVSEIQETAAVAVSPKDGGASQLVIYAVLIQPESAPTKQELHTMLQASLSEHLNPLFRIHDVVIVDALPRTASNKVMRRLLRQQAM
- a CDS encoding Uma2 family endonuclease, giving the protein MSSIAARTYLTPEEYIAAERKATLKSEYLSGEIVAMSGASNKHNLITMNTANGLYNQVTERGCRVYASDMRVGIGAGVSYFYPDIAVTCDRPRFEDDVLDILTNPQVIVEVLSDSTESYDRGEKFARYRQLESLQEYILISQDQVHVEHYLRQGERWLLSEFRALENVFPLTSIGAELSLNQIYRFVELETDDTLPATRNV
- a CDS encoding DUF4258 domain-containing protein, with amino-acid sequence MNIRFYSDPETGLPHIYDHGVTEDEVEEVLLNPVEKRSGSRRSKVVIGQTQSGRYLRVVYVEDRRPDSVFVVTAYELSGKPLTAYRRRRRRKGRR
- a CDS encoding cysteine desulfurase family protein; translation: MNNLIYMDNHATTPIAPEVLEAMLPHLTTHFGNASSTHPFGTTAKDAVEKARNQVAGLLGCSAEEIFFTSGATESDNLAIRGIAYACRDKGNHIITSTAEHHAILDTCHALEAEGFKTTYLPVDKYGRVNPDDVEAAITSETTVMSFMYANNEVGTINPISDIAVVAAKHGVLFHSDAVQGIGQLPSDMKGLGVDLASLTAHKIYGPKGIGALYIRQGTPQPHSLFYGGGQESGVRPGTLNVAGIVGLGAACELSKSYMASGKSNVSTLRGALHQKLRENLDDIHLNGHPKQRLPGNLNLCFAGVQSHALLTGLKRVAVSTGSACDSESVKASHVLVAMGVPNELALTTVRFGLGRYNTAEEVDIVADEVTKVVNRLRALAPE